The following proteins are co-located in the Oenanthe melanoleuca isolate GR-GAL-2019-014 chromosome 4, OMel1.0, whole genome shotgun sequence genome:
- the LOC130252563 gene encoding transmembrane emp24 domain-containing protein 11-like has protein sequence MKSKLIGFFMNFWISFSLALYFHIGEREEKCIIEDIPSDTLVVGNYKVQRWDIHKHGFLESAPGLGMFVTVTSPTGEVLLSKLYGPQGTFSFTSYISGEHIICFQSNSTRFAVTAGSKLRIHLDIRVGEHFLDESAIQAKDKVNEVNVRLEHLIEQIHHVTREQDYEREREEKFRKTSEETNSNILWWAIVQTLILISVGIWQIKSLRDFFISKKLV, from the exons atgaaaagcaaattaatagGATTTTTTATGAacttttggatttctttttcactcGCTTTGTATTTTCACAttggagaaagagaagagaaatgcaTAATTGAAGATATTCCCAGTGACACCTTGGTAGTTG GGAATTACAAAGTACAACGCTGGGATATACATAAACATGGCTTTCTTGAATCTGCTCCTGgtttgggaatgtttgtgaCTGTCACAAGTCCTACTGGTGAG GTACTGTTGTCAAAACTGTATGGGCCACAAGGGACATTTTCTTTTACATCCTACATCTCTGGGGAGCACATCATCTGTTTCCAGTCTAACTCCACAAGATTTGCAGTGACTGCAGGAAGTAAACTG CGTATCCACTTGGACATCAGAGTTGGGGAACATTTTTTGGATGAATCTGCTATTCAAGCTAAAGACAAAGTGAATGAAGTTAATGTCAGACTAGAGCATCTAATTGAGCAAATTCATCACGTAACCAGAGAACAAGACTATGAAAGA GAGCGTGAAGAAAAATTTCGGAAAACAAGTGAAGAAACCAACAGTAATATTTTGTGGTGGGCTATAGTACAAACACTAATCCTCATCTCTGTTGGAATCTGGCAAATCAAATCTCTCAGAGATTTCTTTATATCTAAGAAGCTTGTCTAA